ATGATAAAAACGGACAAATTTCCGGATTGCCTCACGCTGCTCACGCGAAAGACTCTGTAAGAACTCGAATTTTTTGCGAAGATTTTCCTTTCTCTCTGCCGGTAAATTGTGGAACCGTTTCGCCATCTGAAAGAATTCTTTTCGCTGTTCGGGTGTCATCTTTTGAAGCTCAGAGAAGCTTCGTTTTAATTGATCTTTGCGTTCCTGAGGTAGCTTCTGCCACTTCTTGAAATTTGACTGCCACTTTTCATCCCGTACGACCTCTTCCGCGAATACAAATCCGGACAG
The sequence above is a segment of the bacterium genome. Coding sequences within it:
- a CDS encoding DUF3106 domain-containing protein, which codes for MKFVAGLLLVCLLSGFVFAEEVVRDEKWQSNFKKWQKLPQERKDQLKRSFSELQKMTPEQRKEFFQMAKRFHNLPAERKENLRKKFEFLQSLSREQREAIRKFVRFYHRLPFRKKRMFNQRLLRMRNLPPEQRELELQKSPIWPRLNEAQRDALREFLFHRRDRRERRVD